From the genome of Pelmatolapia mariae isolate MD_Pm_ZW linkage group LG12, Pm_UMD_F_2, whole genome shotgun sequence, one region includes:
- the LOC134639112 gene encoding nuclear factor 7, brain-like, with the protein MAERALLENYLSCHVCSETFSDPVSLSCNHSFCSSCLQQFWEQTKNKNCPICKRKSSKDHSHVNFTLKELADLFAGRQKSGSSETQKGEKKLTVVCSKHEEVPKLFCVDEQRAVCTVCEFSLHQSHKVVPVEEAVSDLKEQLKSDLKSLQDKRNKYKQVEETYNEMIQHSKKQLLSTERQIRAEFNKLQQFLKEEEESRLAALREEEEQKGRTISREMKMIEEQISSLSDSICAVEEELQKHSVPFLSSYKDTQSRARAQSSVSDPQLVSGALIDVAKHLGNLSFRVWEKMKEKVHFSPVILDPNTASGCLYLSDDLTSVRRGDTEQHLPDNPERNTLYPTVFGSEGFSSGKHSWEVEVGDHPDWIVGLSKESVDRKGKRFATPQNGIWCLKHESGKYNNCVGQTVKTVTVKKSLQRIRVQLDYDRGEVSFYDPEDMSHIYTHRDTFTEKLFPYFSIGEAGDAKTSDIKICQTEI; encoded by the exons ATGGCTGAGAGAGCTCTTCTTGAAAATTACCTGAGCTGCCATGTGTGTTCAGAGACTTTCAGTGatcctgtgtctctgagctgcaaCCACAGCTTCTGTTCAAGCTGCCTGCAACAATTCTGggaacaaactaaaaacaaaaactgtcccatttgtaaaagaaaatcttcaAAGGATCATTCTCATGTGAACTTTACACTGAAAGAACTTGCTGATTTGTTTGCTGGGAGACAGAAATCTGGATCATCTGAGACacaaaaaggagagaagaaattaACAGTGGTGTGCAGCAAACATGAGGAAGTGCCTAAACTGTTCTGTGTGGACGAGCAGAGAGCTGTGTGTACTGTGTGTGAGTTTTCTCTCCACCAGAGTCACAAAGTGGTTCCTGTAGAAGAAGCAGTCAGTGACctgaaggagcagctgaaatctGACTTAAAGTCTCTGCAGGACAAGaggaacaaatacaaacaagtgGAGGAAACATACAATGAAATGATTCAACACTCCAAGAAGCAGCTGTTgtccacagagaggcagatcagagcagagttcaacaagctccagcagttcctgaaagaggaagaggagtccagactggcagctctgagggaggaagaggagcagaaggggAGGACTATCAGCAGAGAGATGAAGATGATTGAGGAGCAGATCTCCTCTCTGTCAGACAGCATCTGTGCTGTTGAAgaagagctgcagaaacacagcgtGCCATTCCTCAGCAGTTATAAAGACACTCAGAGCAGAGCCAGAGCCCAGAGCTCAGTGTCAGATCCACAGCTGGTCTCAGGAGCACTGATAGATgtggccaaacacctgggcaacctgtccttcagagtgtgggagaagatgaaggagaaggtCCACTTCAGTCCTgtcattctggacccaaacactgcaaGTGGCTGTCTCTATCTGTCTGAtgatctgaccagtgtgagacGTGGAGACACAGAGCAACAtcttcctgataatccagagagaaACACTTTGTATCCCACTGTTTTTGGCTCTGAGGGCTTCAgctcagggaaacacagctgggaggtggaggtgggagaCCATCCTGACTGGATTGTAGGTTTAAGTAAAGAGTCAGTTGACAGAAAGggaaagcgttttgctacaccACAAAATGGAATCTGGTGTTTAAAGCATGAGAGTGGAAAATATAATAATTGTGTTGGTCAGACTGTGAAA ACTGTGACAGTGAAGAAGAgtctccagaggatcagagtccAGCTGGACTATGACAGGGGGGAGGTGTCCTTCTATGACCCTGAAGACATGAGTCACATCTACACTCACAGAGACACTTTCACTGAGAAACTCTTCCCATATTTCAGTATTGGAGAGGCAGGAGACGCCAAAACCTCTGATATCAAAATCTGTCAAACTGAGATTTGA
- the LOC134639231 gene encoding nuclear factor 7, brain-like, protein MAEKLALVENYLSCHVCSETFRDPVSLSCNHSFCSSCLQKFWEQTKNKNCPICKRKSSKDHPIVNFTLKELADLFAGRNKTGSSETERGEKKLTVVCSKHEEVPQLFCVDEQRAVCTVCEFSLHQSHKVVPVEEAVSDLKEQLKSDLKSLQDKRNKYKQVEETYNEMSEHMKKQLLSTERQIRAEFNKLQQFLKEEEESRLAALREEEEQKGRTISREMKMIEEQISSLSDSISAVEEKLQKHSVPFLSSYKDTQSRARAQSSVSDPQLVSGALIDVAKHLGNLSFRVWEKMKEKVHFSPVILDPNTASGWLYLSDNLTSVRCGDTKQQLPDNPERNTNYPNVFGSEGFSSGKHSWEVEVGDHPEWLLGLSKESVETKGKRFATPKNGIWCLKQHSGKYTDVVGQTVTVKKSLQRIRVQLDYDRGEVSFYDPEDMTHIYTHRDTFTEKLFPFFSIGKSEDAKTSDIKICQTET, encoded by the coding sequence ATGGCTGAGAAACTTGCACTTGTCGAAAATTACCTGAGCTGCCATGTGTGTTCAGAGACGTTCAGAGatcctgtgtctctgagctgcaaCCACAGCTTCTGTTCAAGCTGCCTGCAGAAATTCTGggaacaaactaaaaacaaaaactgtcccatttgtaaaagaaaatcttcaAAGGATCATCCTATTGTGAACTTTACACTTAAAGAACTTGCTGATTTGTTTGCTGGAAGAAACAAAACTGGATCATCTGAGACAGAAAGAGGGGAGAAGAAACTGACAGTGGTGTGCAGTAAACATGAGGAAGTGCCACAACTATTTTGTGTGGACGAGCAGAGAGCTGTGTGTACTGTGTGTGAGTTTTCTCTCCACCAGAGTCACAAAGTGGTTCCTGTAGAAGAAGCAGTCAGTGACctgaaggagcagctgaaatctGACTTAAAGTCTCTGCAGGACAAGaggaacaaatacaaacaagtggaggaaacatacaatgaaatgagtgaacacatgaagaagcagctgttgtccacagagaggcagatcagagcagagttcaacaagctccagcagttcttgaaagaggaagaggagtccagactggcagctctgagggaggaagaggagcagaaggggAGGACTATCAGCAGAGAGATGAAGATGATTGAGGAGCAGATCTCCTCTCTGTCAGACAGCATCTCTGCTGTTGAagaaaagctgcagaaacacagcgtGCCATTCCTCAGCAGTTATAAAGACACTCAGAGCAGAGCCAGAGCCCAGAGCTCAGTGTCAGATCCACAGCTGGTCTCAGGAGCACTGATAGATgtggccaaacacctgggcaacctgtccttcagagtgtgggagaagatgaaggagaaggtCCACTTCAGTCCTgtcattctggacccaaacactgcaaGTGGCTGGCTCTATCTGTCTGATaatctgaccagtgtgagatGTGGAGACACAaagcagcagcttcctgataatccagagagaaacacaaattaTCCCAATGTTTTTGGCTCTGAGGGTTTCAGttcagggaaacacagctgggaggtggaggtgggagaCCATCCTGAGTGGCTTTTGGGTTTAAGTAAAGAGTCAGTTGAGACGAAGggaaagcgttttgctacaccAAAAAATGGAATCTGGTGTTTAAAGCAGCACAGTGGAAAATACACTGATGTTGTTGGTCAGACTGTGACAGTGAAGAAGAgtctccagaggatcagagtccAGCTGGACTATGACAGGGGGGAGGTGTCCTTCTATGACCCTGAAGACATGACTCACAtctacacacacagagacactttCACTGAGAAACTCTTCCCATTTTTTAGTATCGGAAAGTCAGAAGACGCCAAAACCTCTGATATCAAAATCTGTCAGACTGAGACTTGA
- the LOC134639126 gene encoding nuclear factor 7, brain-like has translation MADKLGLVENYLSCHVCSETFRDPVSLSCNHSFCSSCLQKFWEQTKNKNCPICKRKSSKDYPHVNFALKELADSFSGRKKSGSSETEKGEKKITVVCSKHEEEPKLFCLDEQRAVCPVCEFSLHQSHKVVPVEEAVSDLKEQLKSDLKSLQDKRNKYKQVEETYNEMSEHMKKQLLSTERQIRAEFKKLQQFLKEEEESRLAALREEEEQKGRTISREMKMIEEQISSLSDSISAVEEELQKHSVPFLSSYKDTQSRARAQSSVSDPQLVSGALIDVAKHLGNLSFRVWEKMKEKVHFSPVILDPNTAHRILYLSDDLTSVKYGDTKQLPDNPKRNTQYPIVFGSEGFSSGKHSWEVEVGDHPWWNLGLVKESVDRKGKRFASPECGIWCLTHHSGKYTNVVGQTVTVKKSLQRIRVQLDYDRGEVSFYHPEDMTHIYTHRDTFTEKLFPYFCVGNAEDAKTSDIKICQTEI, from the coding sequence ATGGCTGACAAACTCGGACTTGTTGAAAATTACCTGAGCTGCCATGTGTGTTCAGAGACTTTCAGAGatcctgtgtctctgagctgcaaCCACAGCTTCTGTTCAAGCTGCCTGCAGAAATTCTGggaacaaactaaaaacaaaaactgtcccatttgtaaaagaaaatcttcaAAGGATTATCCTCATGTCAACTTTGCGCTGAAAGAACTTGCTGATTCATTTTCTGGAAGAAAGAAATCTGGATCATCTGAGAcagaaaaaggagagaagaaaataaCAGTGGTGTGCAGTAAACATGAGGAAGAGCCTAAACTGTTCTGTTTGGACGAGCAGAGAGCTGTGTGTCCTGTGTGTGAGTTTTCTCTCCACCAGAGTCACAAAGTGGTTCCTGTAGAAGAAGCAGTCAGTGACctgaaggagcagctgaaatctGACTTAAAGTCTCTGCAAGACAAGaggaacaaatacaaacaagtggaggaaacatacaatgaaatgagtgaacacatgaagaagcagctgttgtccacagagaggcagatcagAGCAGAGTTCAAGAAGCTCCAGCAGTtcctgaaagaggaagaggagtccagactggcagctctgagggaggaagaggagcagaaggggAGGACTATCAGCAGAGAGATGAAGATGATTGAGGAGCAGATCTCCTCTCTGTCAGACAGCATCTCTGCTGTTGAAgaagagctgcagaaacacagcgtGCCATTCCTCAGCAGTTATAAAGACACTCAGAGCAGAGCCAGAGCCCAGAGCTCAGTGTCAGATCCACAGCTGGTCTCAGGAGCACTGATAGATgtggccaaacacctgggcaacctgtccttcagagtgtgggagaagatgaaggagaaggtCCACTTCAGTCCTgtcattctggacccaaacactgcacaCCGTATTCTCTATCTCTCTGATGATCTGACCAGTGTGAAATATGGAGACACAaagcagcttcctgataatccaAAGAGAAACACTCAGTATCCCATTGTTTTTGGCTCTGAGGGCTTCAGCTCAGgcaaacacagctgggaggtggaggtgggagaCCATCCTTGGTGGAATCTGGGTTTAGTTAAAGAGTCAGTTGACAGGAAGGGAAAGCGTTTTGCTTCACCAGAATGTGGAATCTGGTGTTTAACACATCACAGTGGAAAATACACTAATGTTGTTGGTCAGACTGTGACAGTGAAGAAGAgtctccagaggatcagagtccAGCTGGACTATGACAGGGGGGAGGTGTCCTTCTATCACCCTGAAGACATGACTCACATCTACACTCACAGAGACACTTTCACTGAGAAACTCTTCCCATATTTCTGTGTTGGAAATGCAGAAGATGCCAAAACTTCTGATATCAAAATCTGTcagactgagatttga
- the LOC134639275 gene encoding E3 ubiquitin-protein ligase TRIM35-like, producing MAEKVRLLETFLSCHVCSETFRDPVSLSCNHSFCSSCLQKFWEQTKNKNCPICKRKSSKDDPSVNFAQKELADSFAERKKSGSSETETGEKKLMAVCSKHDEEPKLFCVDEQRAVCPVCDFSLHQSHKVVPVEEAVSDLKEQLKSDLKSLQDKRNKYKQVEETYNEMREHMKKQLLSTERQIRAEFKKLQQFLKEEEESRLAALREEEEQKGRTISREMKMIEEQSSSLSDSISAVEEELQKHSVPFLSSYKDTQSRAQSSVSDPQLVSGALIDVAKHLGNLSFRMWEKMKEKVHFSPVVLEPNTANGWHYLSDDLTSVRRGDTWQKLPNNPERNTNYTTVFGSEGFSSGKHSWEVEVGDHPDWNVGLVKESVDRKGECPASTKYGFWCLVPCSGKYMIGDSQTVRVKKSLQRIRVQLDYDRGEVSFYDPEDMTHIYTHRDTFTEKLFPYFSVGNAGDAKTSDIKICQTRSTDFEVLIVR from the coding sequence ATGGCTGAGAAAGTCAGACTTTTGGAAACTTTCCTGAGCTGCCATGTGTGTTCAGAGACTTTCAGAGatcctgtgtctctgagctgcaaCCACAGCTTCTGTTCAAGCTGCCTGCAGAAATTCTGggaacaaactaaaaacaaaaactgtcccatttgtaaaagaaaatcttcaAAGGATGATCCAAGTGTGAACTTTGCACAGAAAGAACTTGCTGATTCATTTGCTGAGAGAAAGAAATCTGGATCATCAGAGACagaaacaggagaaaagaaattaaTGGCAGTGTGCAGTAAACACGATGAAGAACCTAAACTGTTCTGTGTGGACGAGCAGAGAGCTGTGTGTCCTGTGTGtgacttttctctccaccagagTCACAAAGTGGTTCCTGTAGAAGAAGCAGTCAGTGACctgaaggagcagctgaaatctGACTTAAAGTCTCTGCAAGACAAGaggaacaaatacaaacaagtgGAGGAAACATACAATGAAATGAGGGAACAcatgaagaagcagctgttgtccacagagaggcagatcagAGCAGAGTTCAAGAAGCTCCAGCAGTtcctgaaagaggaagaggagtccagactggcagctctgagggaggaagaggagcagaaggggAGGACTATTAGCAGAGAGATGAAGATGATTGAGGAGCAGAGCTCCTCTCTGTCAGACAGCATCTCTGCTGTTGAAgaagagctgcagaaacacagcgtGCCATTCCTCAGCAGTTATAAAGACACTCAGAGCAGAGCCCAGAGCTCAGTGTCAGATCCACAGCTGGTCTCAGGAGCACTGATAGATgtggccaaacacctgggcaacctgtcCTTCAGAATGTgggagaagatgaaggagaaggtCCACTTCAGTCCTGTCGTTCTGGAACCAAACACTGCAAATGGCTGGCACTATCTGTCTGATGATCTGACGAGTGTGAGACGTGGAGACACATGGCAGAAGCTTCCTAATAATCCAGAGAGAAACACTAATTATACCACTGTTTTTGGCTCTGAGGGCTTCAgctcagggaaacacagctgggaggtggaggtgggagaCCATCCTGACTGGAATGTGGGTTTAGTTAAAGAGTCAGTTGACAGGAAGGGAGAGTGTCCTGCTTCAACAAAATATGGATTCTGGTGTTTAGTGCCTTGCAGTGGAAAATACATGATAGGTGATAGTCAGACTGTGAGAGTGAAGAAGAgtctccagaggatcagagtccAGCTGGACTATGACAGGGGGGAGGTGTCCTTCTATGACCCTGAAGACATGACTCACATCTACACTCACAGAGACACTTTCACTGAGAAACTCTTCCCAtatttcagtgttggaaatgcAGGAGACGCCAAAACCTCTGATATCAAAATCTGTCAGACTCGGTCTACAGATTTTGAGGTTTTGATTGTAAGGTGA